Genomic DNA from Haloplanus aerogenes:
GGGCACGTCGTCGTCGTCGTCGAGGAGGGGTGCGTACACTGATTCGAGCGCCTCGCGGGCGCGATCGTCGTCGTCCGTCCCGAAGACGAGTTTGTCGGGGTCAGTGAAGTCGGACACGGCGCTGCCCTCACGCAGGAACTCGGGATTGACTGCGAGGCCGAAGTCGACGCCGATCCGGCCGCCGGATTCGAGTTCGAGCGCCGGCCCGATCACGTTCTCGGTCGTGCCGGGGACGACCGTACTCTTGACGACGACGGTGGGGTAGCCCTCGATGTCCGCGAGGACGCCACCGAGCGCCTCGGCGCCGGCTTCGATGGTCGACGTGTCGATGCTCCCGTCGTCGTTCGAGGGGGTGGGGAGCGCGAGAAAGATCACCTCGGGACGGAAGTCGACGAGGTCCTCGTACTCGGTCGTCGCGAACAGCGATTCGCCGGCGTACCGGCCGAGCAAGTCGTCGAGGTCGGGTTCGGATATCGGCGCCGCGCCGTCGTTCAACTTCGTGACGACCGCCTCGTCGACGTCGACGTTCATCACATCGTGGCCCAGATCGGCGAAACAGGCCGCGATGGTCGTTCCCACGTAGCCGCTTCCGACGATACCGATCTTCATCGTGTACGGATGGCGAGGCCGGCACAAAGAGGGTTCGGATGCCCACTCGGCCGAGACGGTGGCCGAATCCCCACGAGGGCTTATTAGTAGTCATTCCGAATACAGGTTCATGCAACTCGACTCCGCGGTCGTTCTCGCGGCCGGTGAGGGGACACGTCTCCGGCCGCTGACGAAACACCGGCCGAAGCCGTTGCTCCCCGCCGCGAACCGCCCGATTCTGGCGTACGTCCTCGACGCGTTGATCGACGCCGGAATCGACGACCTCCACCTCGTCGTCGGCTATCAGCGCGACCGGGTGCAGGATCACGTCGGACCGACCTACCGCGGCCGCACCGTCACCTACCACGTGCAGGAGAAGCAACTCGGCACCGGTCACGCGGTGTTGCAGGCCCGCGACGCCATCGACGCGGACTTCCTCGTCGTCAACGGCGACGAGGTGGTGACGGCGGCGATGGTGGAGGCGGTGATGGACGCCCACTCCAGAACCGACGCGGCGACGCTCGGCATCGTCGAGAGCGACCGCGCGGCGGAGTACGGCGCCGTCCGTCTCGACGGCGACCGGATCGTCGAACTCGTCGAGCGGCCACAAGACGACACCTACCGCCTGCTGAACGCCGGCATCTACGCCTGCGGCCCCTCGCTCCTCGCCGACATCGAGTCCACGGAACGCCGGGCGGGCGAACTCCACCTGACCGACGCCATCGCGGATCAGATCAGGGGGGGCAACGCCGTCCGTGGCGTCCGGATCGAGGGGCTGTGGTCCACCGCGACCTACCCGTGGGACCTGCTGACCGTGGCGCGCGACCTGCTGGCGATCGGCCACGTCGACGAACCCGAACGCTCGCGGGGCGTCTACGTCGACGAGACGGCGAGCGTCCACGACGACGCCACCCTCCGCCCGCCGGTCGTCGTCGGCCCGGACGCGGTGATCGGCCCCGGCGCCGTCGTCGGCCCGGACACCGCGCTGGGGCGGAACACGACCGTCGACGCCGGCGCCGTCGTCGAGGGGTCGGTCCTCGACATCGACAGTCGCGTCGGGTCGAACGCGACGGTCGTCGACGCCGTCACCGGGCAGGGCGTGACCGTCGGCCCCGGCGCGACCGTCCCCGGCGGCGACGCCGACGTGCGCGTCGGCACGACGATCCACGAGAACCGCCGACTCGGCTGTGTCGCCGCCGATCGTGCCGAAATCGGCGGCGGCGCCACCGTCGCCCCGGGGACGCTCATCGGCCCCGACGCGAGCGTGGGCACCGGCGCACACGCGAGCGACATCGTCCCCGGGAGCACGGAGGTGCGGCGATGACGCGACCACCGACGGTAGCGAGGAGGTGCCGCTGATGTGTGGCATCATCGGCTACGTCGGCGACGACGACGAGACGCTCTCGGTCCTGCTCGACGGCCTCTCGAATCTGGAGTACCGCGGCTACGACTCCGCCGGCGTCGCCGTCGGCGGCGACGGCCTCCGCGTCGAGAAGCGAGCGGGACAA
This window encodes:
- a CDS encoding sugar phosphate nucleotidyltransferase; this translates as MQLDSAVVLAAGEGTRLRPLTKHRPKPLLPAANRPILAYVLDALIDAGIDDLHLVVGYQRDRVQDHVGPTYRGRTVTYHVQEKQLGTGHAVLQARDAIDADFLVVNGDEVVTAAMVEAVMDAHSRTDAATLGIVESDRAAEYGAVRLDGDRIVELVERPQDDTYRLLNAGIYACGPSLLADIESTERRAGELHLTDAIADQIRGGNAVRGVRIEGLWSTATYPWDLLTVARDLLAIGHVDEPERSRGVYVDETASVHDDATLRPPVVVGPDAVIGPGAVVGPDTALGRNTTVDAGAVVEGSVLDIDSRVGSNATVVDAVTGQGVTVGPGATVPGGDADVRVGTTIHENRRLGCVAADRAEIGGGATVAPGTLIGPDASVGTGAHASDIVPGSTEVRR